Proteins co-encoded in one Dasypus novemcinctus isolate mDasNov1 chromosome 18, mDasNov1.1.hap2, whole genome shotgun sequence genomic window:
- the LOC101414361 gene encoding tubulin beta-3 chain: MMPVQGAQRRLLGSLNSTPPAAPRVGLAANQTGPWCPEVAVPDGLFLALGLVSLVENVLVVAAIARNRNLHSPMYYFICCLAVSDLLVSASNVLETAVLLLLEAGALAAPAAAVQRLDNAIDVLVCGSMVSSLCFLGAIAVDRYITIFYALRYHSIVTLARARRAIAAIWLASVLSSTLLIAYYDHTAALLCFVGFFLALLALMAGLYLHMLARACQHARGIARLHTRRPPRQGLGLKGAATLTMLLGVFAVCWGPFFLHLVLVALCPQHPACSCVLQNVNVFLALIICNSIVDPLIYALRSQELRKTFKEVLLSLTKHRTPRRICPGSPGAPNLPPFLSEGPRAGARPGCRPPPMPPGAGERGVPGPAPQGRTPSPAAGPKRVRREKDPPPRPQPPSAAAPRRPAAAAAAAPRMREIVHIQAGQCGNQIGAKFWEVISDEHGIDPSGNYVGDSDLQLERISVYYNEASSHKYVPRAILVDLEPGTMDSVRSGAFGHLFRPDNFIFGQSGAGNNWAKGHYTEGAELVDSVLDVVRKECENCDCLQGFQLTHSLGGGTGSGMGTLLISKVREEYPDRIMNTFSVVPSPKVSDTVVEPYNATLSIHQLVENTDETYCIDNEALYDICFRTLKLATPTYGDLNHLVSATMSGVTTSLRFPGQLNADLRKLAVNMVPFPRLHFFMPGFAPLTARGSQQYRALTVPELTQQMFDAKNMMAACDPRHGRYLTVATVFRGRMSMKEVDEQMLAIQSKNSSYFVEWIPNNVKVAVCDIPPRGLKMSSTFIGNSTAIQELFKRISEQFTAMFRRKAFLHWYTGEGMDEMEFTEAESNMNDLVSEYQQYQDATAEEEGEMYEDDEEESEAQGPK, from the exons ATGATGCCTGTGCAGGGGGCCCAGAGGAGGCTGCTGGGCTCCCTCAACTCCACGCCGCCGGCCGCCCCCCGCGTGGGGCTGGCCGCCAACCAGACGGGCCCCTGGTGCCCGGAGGTGGCCGTGCCCGACGGCCTCTTCCTCGCCCTGGGGCTGGTGAGCCTGGTGGAGAACGTGCTGGTGGTGGCCGCCATCGCCAGGAACCGCAACCTGCACTCGCCCATGTACTACTTCATCTGCTGCCTGGCCGTGTCCGACCTGCTGGTGAGCGCGAGCAACGTGCTGGAGACGGccgtgctgctgctgctggaggcGGGCGCGCTGGCCGCCCCGGCCGCGGCCGTGCAGCGGCTGGACAACGCCATCGACGTGCTCGTCTGCGGCTCCATGGTGTCCAGCCTGTGCTTCCTGGGCGCCATTGCCGTAGACCGCTACATCACCATCTTCTACGCGCTGCGCTACCACAGCATTGTGACGCTGGCGCGGGCGCGGCGCGCCATCGCCGCCATCTGGCTGGCCAGCGTCCTCTCCAGCACGCTCCTGATCGCCTACTACGACCACACGGCCGCGCTGCTCTGCTTCGTCGGCTTCTTCCTGGCCCTGCTGGCGCTCATGGCTGGCCTGTACCTCCACATGCTGGCCCGTGCCTGCCAGCACGCCCGCGGCATCGCCCGGCTGCACACGCGCCGGCCGCCACGCCAGGGCCTGGGCCTCAAGGGCGCCGCCACTCTCACCATGCTGCTGGGCGTCTTCGCCGTCTGCTGGGGCCCCTTCTTCCTGCACCTGGTGCTCGTCGCCCTCTGCCCCCAGCACCCCGCCTGCAGCTGTGTCCTCCAGAACGTCAACGTCTTCCTGGCCCTCATCATCTGCAACTCCATTGTTGACCCTCTCATCTACGCCCTTCGCAGCCAGGAGCTCCGCAAGACGTTCAAAGAGGTGCTGCTGT CGCTGACAAAGCACCGCACACCGCGGCGCATCTGCCCCGGCAGCCCCGGGGCCCCCAACCTGCCCCCTTTCCTCTCCGAGGGTCCCAGGGCCGGAGCCCGCCCCGGCTGCCGCCCGCCTCCGATGCCCCCCGGGGCCGGCGAGCGCGGAGTCCCCGGACCTGCCCCGCAGGGGCGGACGCCCTCCCCAGCGGCGGGGCCTAAGCGGGTGCGGCGAGAGAAAGACCCTCCCCCGAGGCCGCAG CCGCCCTCCGCAGCCGCCCCGCGCCGTcccgcagccgccgccgccgccgctccgAGGATGAGGGAGATCGTGCACATCCAGGCCGGCCAGTGCGGCAACCAGATCGGGGCCAAG TTCTGGGAAGTGATCAGCGATGAGCACGGCATTGATCCCAGCGGCAACTATGTGGGGGACTCGGACCTGCAGCTGGAGAGGATCAGCGTCTACTACAACGAGGCCTCCT CTCACAAGTACGTGCCTCGGGCCATCCTGGTGGACCTGGAACCCGGCACCATGGACAGCGTCCGCTCCGGCGCCTTCGGGCACCTCTTCAGGCCTGACAACTTCATCTTCG GTCAGAGTGGCGCCGGCAACAACTGGGCCAAGGGTCACTACACGGAGGGGGCCGAGCTGGTGGACTCGGTGCTGGACGTTGTGCGGAAGGAGTGTGAGAACTGCGACTGCCTGCAGGGCTTCCAGCTGACCCACTCGCTGGGGGGCGGCACCGGCTCGGGCATGGGCACGCTGCTCATCAGCAAGGTGCGTGAGGAGTACCCCGACCGCATCATGAACACGTTCAGCGTGGTGCCCTCACCCAAGGTCTCGGACACGGTGGTGGAGCCCTACAACGCCACGCTCTCCATCCACCAGCTGGTGGAGAACACGGACGAGACCTACTGCATCGACAACGAGGCCCTCTACGACATCTGCTTCCGCACCCTCAAGCTGGCCACGCCCACCTACGGGGACCTCAACCACCTGGTGTCAGCCACCATGAGCGGCGTCACCACCTCCCTGCGCTTCCCGGGCCAGCTCAACGCTGACCTGCGCAAGCTGGCCGTCAACATGGTGCCCTTCCCGCGCCTGCACTTCTTCATGCCCGGCTTTGCCCCCCTGACTGCCCGGGGCAGCCAGCAGTACCGGGCGCTGACGGTGCCCGAGCTCACCCAGCAGATGTTCGACGCCAAGAACATGATGGCGGCCTGCGACCCCCGCCACGGCCGCTACCTGACGGTGGCCACCGTCTTCCGCGGGCGCATGTCCATGAAGGAGGTGGACGAGCAGATGCTGGCCATCCAGAGCAAGAACAGCAGCTACTTCGTGGAGTGGATCCCCAACAACGTCAAGGTGGCCGTGTGTGACATCCCGCCGCGCGGCCTCAAGATGTCCTCCACCTTCATCGGCAACAGCACGGCCATCCAGGAGCTGTTCAAGCGCATCTCGGAGCAGTTCACGGCCATGTTCCGGCGCAAGGCCTTCCTGCACTGGTACACGGGCGAGGGCATGGACGAGATGGAGTTCACCGAGGCGGAGAGCAACATGAACGACCTGGTGTCCGAGTACCAGCAGTACCAGGACGCCACGGCCGAGGAGGAGGGCGAGATGTACGAAGACGACGAGGAGGAGTCGGAGGCCCAGGGCCCCAAGTGA